From Betta splendens chromosome 3, fBetSpl5.4, whole genome shotgun sequence, the proteins below share one genomic window:
- the dmxl2 gene encoding dmX-like protein 2 isoform X4 gives MHLHQVLTGAVNPGDCCYSVGSVNDIPFTAYGSGCDVVILASDFECVQIIPGAQNGNIQVGCVECSHHLGRIAASYGNTVCIFEPLSTNPNKRHKHLNYQWQKTGQFFLDAITYNLAWDPQGNRILAATEQLQLWAPPLTDALIEEEDGQITEDKPHPVLNDWNCVWQCKTAASLHIAKWSPDGEYFATVGKDDCLLKVWYPTTGWRSAVVVQDPSDKKPVPVHFSFVYLAHPRSVTGMSWRKTSKFMPKGSVCNVLLTSCEDGVCRLWSETLLPEDSLLGGQISENTHSYSSSLPGLVGNKDKIQHALESIHHLKHLRRGRRRSSALVAHSELLPSQLGTQDMHSHRHITHHANALCHFHISASINPNTDIPSVLADSAVFIADDSTGGGGFVVHWLNNKDLSFTSSMDLFMLQLRRISEQQLDQPLEEPPDPEGSPMKFDFDLDDMSDKASSEPGEEGEPGEQGSTKASSPGSSSSMPLPSMLLERKMEILITEWNKSPDMLFTIHPADGSFLVWHVKYLDEFNQGIFRQVQVSFSSRIPVAFPTGDANSLSKNILMYACTLSEGESPGAGDQGKTVQRVSYSASASAGLCSPALTYSPNPCPGISPAVMMVSKHVDGSLNQWAVTFAERSAFSNVLTVSHKFRYCGHRFHLNDQACHTVLPLLLTSSHHNALLTPPSAPTSLEGEEPPTFPLPKGLPSKKQLRNAATRTFHDPNAIYSELILWRVDHIGPLSCTGGVSELARINSLHTSAFSNVAWLPSLVPSSVLGTYCNSASACFVASDGKNLRLYQAVVDARKLLDELSDPETSKLVGEVFNIVSQQSTARPGCIIELDVITNQCGPNTQLLHVFQEDFILGYKPQKEAEANPFPSGEDFQPAPFSEKFFLVVIEKDLNRNSVLQMWHLHLKSVQACVDELSPEYNVQNQLMVPSQMVADSSPETSPIRPLPRSGSTANLQSASKLILSSKLVYSKRLDLPHGVEVTRATPSAGHLSSSSIYPVCLAPYMIVTTCSDSCVRFWRCAVEAVEGYSEDCKDNRAYCWEPWSLMNEEEDNNSTVCVPGRPVAVSCSYIGRLAVAFKQPRHGQLQGSREDFSMHVSIYECESTGGSEWVLEQTVHLDDFTRPTSTLDPRVSVDSNLFVYSRSDLYMSRDHSSPNIKHYVHLDWLSKEDGSHILTVGVGSNILMYGRISGIVNEQISSKEGVAVITLPLGGSIKQGIRSRWILLRTVDLLSSVDGTPSLPVSLSWVRDGILVVGMDCEMHVYAQWYQDKKPGEGEDGNLSTADIAGGPPMGPPSVFEGRARSKSVFEGSAAVDEALRAPAGLQEGGLFEAAHSLSPTLPQYHPTQLLELMDLGRVRRAKAILAHLVKCIAGEVAVVRDVEAGEGGARRHLSRTISVTGSTAKDTIVTGRDGGRDYTEINSIPPLPLYALMLADLDTSYKGPEEAAKGNKMTDSEGTQKSAEDQYADLFQVPTVTTDDFVNFATDKPEKKSRVINLSQYGPTYFGPEHAQVLSSHLMHSSLPGLTRLEQMFLVALADTVATTSAEVTSTTDQQYTGGEALDECGLRYLLAMRLHTCLLTSLPPLYRMQLLHQGLSTCHFAWAFHSEAEEELLNMIPAMQRGDPQWSELRAVGVGWWIRNINTLRKMVEKLGKAAFQRHNDPLDAALFYLAMKKKAVLWGLFRSQHDEKMTQFFKNNFSEDRWRKAALKNAFSLLGKQRFEQSSAFFLLAGSLKDAIEVLMEKMEDIQLAMIVARLYEADFENSSTCQGLLYEKVLGCNRDGSGYHCSRLHPDPFLRSISYWIMKDYTQALDTLLEQIPKEDDENPDVMVKSCNPVVFSFYNYLRTHPLIIRRYFANPEGTAVTVGLTAEMSSADEINLIERKLFFTTANAHFKVGCPVLALEVLSKIPKVAKKFGSSPLSKASSKATLNSSQPLENGTQGGVDWGPPATPAHAWGGNYSLSGLDWSQPMVKVEEDELKLDWGDDKAGDDDDDEDNDDNGLTMKKPESKEKRVSDGGMSKLQRDDSQGESEVDVIAEQLKFRACLKILMTELRTLATGFEVDGGKLRFQLYSWLEKEIAAIHKICNYKVEGKEEDSDEHCKERTGSVDVSDEALERMETGAYERHQLERRRLQAKQQHSERRKAWLRKNQALLRVFLSYCSLHGAKGGGLTSVRMELLFLLQESQQETTVKQLQSPLPLPTTLPLLSACIATTKTVIANPVLHLSNHIHDILHTMNSMKDPPHPDIIDDKVIALHTLAASLSACIYQALCDSHSYSSQTEANQFTGMVYQGLLLSERKRLRTESIEEHITPNSAPAQWPGVSSLISLLTSAREEDQPRLNVLLCEAVIAVYLALLIHGLGTHGSNELFRLAAHPLNNRMWAAVFGGGAKVIVKPKRPEAPPVAPPQPPAEDVDRYRRRFNMRMLVPGRPVKETPAAPPPVPTERPTYREKFIPPELSMWDYFVAKPFLPLSDSNALYDSDESGAEDDEDDDDAFLSDTQMTEHSDPNSYSWALIRLVMVKLAHQNVKNFLPLAGLDFTDLPVTSPLSNAVLKTLENWEQVLLERMNRFDGPPPNYINTYPTDLSAGGGPAILRHKAMLEPDNTPFKTKNHQSFPARRLWHFLVKQEILQETLIRYIFTKKRKQSEVEADLGYPGGKAKIIHKESDIIMAFAINKANSNEIVLASTHDVQEVDVSTLVAVQPYTWIGDDFDKESCSSDDIDPRSSHTNIAQASSAPFAPTQMPVSASMPWLGSGQTSMGASVIMKRNLNNVKRMTSHPIYQYYMTGAQDGSVRMFEWNRPQQLICFRQAGNARVTRLYFNSQGNKCGVADGEGFLSLWQVNQTSSNPKPYLSWQCHTKTCGDFAFITSSSLIATAGQSNDNRNVCLWDTLISPSNTMVHAFPCHENGATVLQYAPKQQLLITGGRKGFVCVFDIRQRQLLHTFQAHDSAIKALALDAYEDFFVTGSAEGNMKVWKLAGHGLMHSFSTEHAKQSIFRNIGAGVMQVETHPNNRIFTCGADGTLKMRVLPDRYNIPSSLVDIL, from the exons ATGCATCTACATCAGGTGCTGACGGGAGCTGTAAACCCAGGAGATTGCTGCTATTCGGTGGGAAGCGTGAATGACATTCCTTTCACG GCCTATGGCTCTGGGTGTGATGTAGTGATCTTAGCTAGTGACTTTGAGTGTGTGCAGATTATCCCTGGAGCTCAGAATGGAAACATACAGGTGGGTTGCGTGGAGTGCTCCCACCATCTTGGCAGG ATCGCTGCATCCTATGGAAACACAGTCTGCATCTTTGAACCTCTTTCTACAAATCCAAACAAACGCCACAAG CATCTTAACTATCAGTGGCAAAAGACAGGACAGTTTTTCCTTGATGCCATCACCTACAACCTGGCCTGGGACCCTCAAG GGAACCGTATCCTAGCAGCAACTGAGCAGCTACAGCTGTGGGCTCCTCCACTGACAGATGCCCTaatagaggaggaggatgggcaGATCACAGAGGACAAGCCCCACCCTGTCCTCAATGACTGGAACTGTGTCTGGCAGTGCAA AACTGCCGCATCTCTTCACATTGCCAAGTGGTCACCTGATGGGGAATACTTTGCAACAGTTGGAAAG GATGACTGTTTACTTAAGGTTTGGTACCCTACCACGGGCTGGCGTTCTGCAGTGGTGGTGCAGGACCCCTCTGATAAAAAGCCTGTTCCCGTTCACTTTTCCTTCGTTTATCTGGCCCATCCTCGATCTGTCACTGGTATGTCCTGGAGGAAGACCAGCAAGTTCATGCCCAA AGGTTCAGTGTGCAATGTGTTGCTGACATCCTGCGAGGATGGTGTGTGTAGGTTGTGGTCGGAGACCCTGCTACCAGAAGACAGCCTTCTCGGGGGACAGATCTCTGAGAACACACACTCCTACAGCTCTAGCCTGCCAGGCCTTGTGGGCAATAAGGACAAGATACAGCATGCCTTGGAG TCAATCCACCACCTGAAGCATCTGCGACGTGGTCGTCGACGGTCCTCTGCTCTGGTGGCACACAGTGAGCTGCTGCCCTCTCAGCTTGGCACACAGGACATGCACAGTCATCGTCACATTACTCATCACGCCAATGCCCTGTGTCACTTCCATATCTCAGCCAGTATTAACCCCAACACAG aTATTCCATCAGTACTGGCTGACTCTGCAGTGTTCATTGCCGATGATAGTACTGGCGGTGGAGGCTTTGTGGTTCACTGGCTAAACAATAAGGATCTCAGCTTTACTTCTTCCATGGACCTTTTTATGCTGCAGCTCCGAAGAATCTCTGAACAACAGCTAGACCAACCTTTAGAGGAGCCCCCCGACCCCGAAGGGTCCCCTATGAAGTTCGATTTTG ATCTAGATGACATGTCTGATAAAGCCTCCTCAGAGCCCGGTGAAGAGGGTGAACCAGGGGAGCAGGGAAGTACCAAGGCATCCTCCCCAGGATCCAGTTCCAGCATGCCTTTGCCCTCAAtgctactggagagaaagatgGAGATTCTGATCACAGAGTGGAACAAAAGTCCAGACATGTTGTTCACCATTCATCCTGCTGATGGCTCTTTCCTGGTTTGGCATGTGAAGTATTTGGATGAATTTAACCAAGGCATATTCAGACAGGTTCAG GTCTCTTTCTCATCCCGTATTCCAGTGGCATTTCCTACAGGTGATGCCAACTCACTgagtaaaaacattttgatgtATGCTTGCACCTTGAGTgagggtgagagtcctggtgcAGGGGACCAGGGAAAGACAGTCCAGCGCGTCTCCTactctgcttcagcctcagcggGCCTTTGTTCACCTGCTTTGACATACTCTCCCAATCCTTGCCCTGGTATCAGCCCTGCTGTCATGATGGTCTCTAAACATGTTGATGGATCTCTTAACCAG TGGGCAGTAACATTTGCTGAGCGTTCTGCCTTCTCCAATGTATTGACTGTGTCGCACAAGTTCCGATACTGTGGTCATCGCTTCCATCTGAATGACCAAGCCTGCCACACAGTACTGCCACTGCTACTGACCTCCTCTCATCATAACGCCCTCCTGACGCCTCCCTCAGCCCCTACCAGCCTGGAAGGAGAGGAGCCTCCTACCTTTCCCCTTCCAAAGGGACTTCCTAG caAGAAGCAGCTTCGTAATGCAGCTACAAGGACGTTCCATGACCCCAACGCTATCTATAGTGAACTGATTTTGTGGAGGGTGGACCACATTGGACCACTGTCGTGCACAGGAGGGGTCTCTGAATTGGCTCGTATAAACTCTCTGCACACGTCGGCTTTCAGCAATGTTGCTTGGCTACCTTCACTAGTACCAAGCTCTGTTCTAG GAACTTACTGTAATAGTGCCAGCGCCTGTTTTGTGGCATCAGATGGTAAAAATCTGCGTCTCTATCAAGCTGTGGTGGATGCCAGAAAACTATTGGATGAACTGTCAGATCCTGAAACATCT AAATTGGTGGGCGAGGTATTCAATATTGTCAGCCAGCAGTCTACTGCCAGACCTGGATGTATCATAGAGTTGGATGTTATTACCAATCAG TGTGGCCCAAACACCCAGCTGCTTCATGTTTTCCAAGAGGACTTCATTCTAGGTTACAAACCTCAGAAAGAAGCAGAGGCGAATCCCTTTCCATCTGGTGAAG ATTTTCAACCTGCTCCATTTTCTGAGAAGTTCTTCCTGGTGGTGATAGAAAAAGATCTCAACAGGAACTCTGTTCTACAGATGTGGCACCTGCACCTCAAATCTGTACAGGCTTGTGTTG ATGAGCTGAGCCCAGAGTATAACGTCCAAAACCAGTTAATGGTTCCTAGTCAGATGGTTGCGGACTCATCTCCTGAGACTTCTCCAATAAGACCCCTGCCACGGTCAGGATCTACTGCCAACCTGCAATCAGCGAGCAAACTCATCCTCAGCTCCAAGTTGGTTTACAGCAAGAGGCTTGACCTACCCCATGGGGTGGAGGTTACCAGGGCCACCCCCTCTGCAG GTCATCTGAGCTCCTCCTCTATCTACCCTGTGTGCCTGGCTCCTTACATGATTGTTACTACCTGCTCTGACTCGTGTGTGCGGTTCTGGCGTTGTGCCGTGGAGGCCGTTGAAGGTTATAGTGAAGATTGCAAGGACAACCGTGCATACTGCTGGGAGCCGTGGTCCCTGATGAACGAGGAGGAAGACAACaacagtactgtgtgtgtgccaggACGACCTGTAGCTGTATCTTGCTCCTATATTGGTAGGCTGGCCGTTGCCTTCAAGCAACCACGACACGGACAA CTGCAGGGTTCTCGAGAGGATTTCTCTATGCACGTGTCCATATATGAGTGTGAGTCCACTGGTGGCTCAGAGTGGGTTTTAGAACAAACTGTTCACCTGGATGACTTCACCAGACCTACATCGACCCTGGATCCAAGAGTCAGTGTGGACTCCAACCTTTTTGTCTACAGCAG GTCTGATTTGTACATGAGCAGAGACCATAGCTCCCCTAACATCAAGCATTATGTACATCTGGACTGGCTGTCAAAGGAGGATGGATCTCACATCCTCACCGTGGGGGTTGGATCCAACATCCTCATGTATGGCAGGATCTCTGGCATTGTCAATGAGCAGATTAGCAGTAAAGAGGGAGTTGCTGTCATCACCCTGCCTCTGGGGGGCAGTATTAAACAGGGCATACGCTCACGCTGGATCTTGCTTCGCACTGTGGATCTCCTGTCTTCTGTGGACGGCACACCATCGCTGCCAGTGTCCCTGTCCTGGGTGAGAGATGGCATCCTGGTGGTGGGCATGGACTGTGAAATGCATGTTTATGCCCAATGGTATCAGGACAAGAAACCTGGTGAGGGAGAGGACGGCAACCTGTCAACTGCAGATATCGCGGGAGGTCCACCCATGGGTCCACCTTCTGTTTTTGAGGGAAGAGCCAGGTCTAAGAGTGTGTTTGAAGGAAGTGCTGCAGTGGATGAGGCCCTTCGTGCCCCAGCAGGTCTGCAGGAAGGGGGACTATTTGAAGCAGCTCACTCACTGTCTCCAACTCTACCCCAGTACCATCCCACCCAGCTGCTGGAACTTATGGACCTTGGCAGGGTTCGCCGTGCAAAG gCCATCCTCGCTCACTTGGTGAAGTGTATTGCTGGAGAAGTTGCTGTGGTCAGGGATGTGGAGGCAGGTGAGGGTGGAGCCAGGAGACATCTTTCCCGGACCATCAGTGTAACTGGTAGCACCGCAAAAGACACCATCGTGACTGGCCGTGATGGGGGTAGGGATTATACAGAAATCAACTCCATTCCTCCTTTGCCACTCTACGCCCTCATGTTGGCAGACCTAGATACTTCATACAAAGGACCAGAAGAGGCTGCAAAGGGAAATAAGATGACTGACAGTGAAGGAACACAAAAATCTGCAGAGGATCAGTATGCTGACCTTTTCCAG GTCCCAACAGTCACAACCGATGACTTTGTGAACTTTGCCACTGACAAACCAGAAAAGAAGTCTAGAGTTATCAACCTCTCTCAATATGGGCCCACCTACTTTGGACCAGAGCATGCTCAG GTGTTATCCAGTCATCTTATGCACTCCAGTTTACCAGGGCTGACAAGATTAGAGCAGATGTTCTTAGTGGCCTTGGCTGATACTGTTGCCACTACCAGTGCTGAGGTCACCAGCACCACTGATCAGCAGTACacag GTGGTGAGGCTCTTGATGAGTGTGGATTAAGGTACTTGCTGGCTATGCGTCTTCATACCTGCCTGCTCACGTCCCTGCCCCCTCTGTACCGCATGCAACTGCTGCACCAGG GGCTATCAACATGTCATTTTGCGTGGGCCTTTCActcagaagcagaagaagagctgCTTAACATGATTCCAGCCATGCAGAGAGGTGACCCACAGTGGTCTGAGCTAAGAGCTGTTGGGGTGGGTTGGTGGATACGGAACATCAACACTCTGAGGAAAATGGTGGAGAAG TTAGGAAAAGCTGCGTTTCAGAGGCACAACGACCCTTTGGATGCTGCTCTGTTCTACTTGGCTATGAAAAAGAAAGCTGTCCTGTGGGGACTCTTCAG GTCTCAGCATGATGAGAAGATGACCCAGTTCTTCAAGAACAACTTCAGTGAAGACCGATGGAGAAAGGCCGCTCTAAAAAATGCTTTCTCCCTCCTGGGGAAGCAGCGCTTTGAACAGTCTTCTGCCTTCTTCTTACTTGCCGGATCTCTCAAAGATGCCATAGAG GTGTtgatggagaagatggaggataTTCAATTAGCCATGATAGTAGCAAGACTGTATGAGGCTGATTTTGAGAATTCATCAACTTGCCAAGGCCTTCTTTATGAAAAAGTCTTGGGCTGCAACAGAGATGGAAGTGGTTACCATTGCTCCAGACTGCACCCAGACCCTTTCCTCCGCAGCATATCCTACTGGATCATGAAGGACTACACACAAGCCCTGGACACTTTGTTGGAACAAATCCCCAAAGAGGATGATGAGAATCCTG ATGTGATGGTAAAGTCTTGCAACCCTGTGGTATTCAGTTTCTATAACTACCTGAGAACACATCCACTGATCATCCGTCGTTACTTTGCAAATCCAGAGGGCACAGCGGTAACTGTGGGTCTTACTGCTGAAATGAGTAGTGCAGATGAGATAAACCTCATAGAGCGTAAATTGTTCTTCACTACTGCCAATGCACACTTTAAG GTGGGCTGCCCGGTTCTGGCTCTGGAAGTACTCTCTAAAATTCCCAAAGTTGCCAAGAAATTTGGCTCCTCACCTCTTAGTAAAGCTTCATCCAAGGCAACCTTAAACTCCAGCCAACCCTTGGAAAATGGCACCCAGGGAGGTGTGGACTGGGGCCCCCCAGCTACACCTGCCCATGCCTGGGGAGGAAATTATAGTCTAAGTGGTTTGGACTGGAGTCAACCTATGGTCAAAGTGGAGGAAGATGAACTCAAGCTGGATTGGGGAGATGACAAggcaggtgatgatgatgacgatgaggacAACGATGATAATGGGCTGACTATGAAGAAACCAGAGTCCAAAGAAAAAAGAGTCTCAGATGGTGGCATGTCAAAGCTTCAAAGAGATGACTCACAG GGTGAATCCGAGGTGGATGTTatagcagagcagctgaagttCCGTGCCTGTCTGAAGATCTTGATGACAGAGTTGCGTACACTTGCTACAGGCTTTGAGGTGGATGGTGGGAAGCTCCGCTTTCAGCTCTACAGTTGGCTGGAAAAGGAAATAGCAGCCATACATAAGATCTGTAACTACAAG GTGGAGGGCAAGGAGGAAGACTCAGACGAACACTGTAAAGAGCGCACAGGTTCAGTAGACGTATCAGACGAGGCCCTGGAGCGCATGGAGACTGGGGCCTATGAGCGTCACCAGCTCGAGCGACGTCGTCTTCAGGCCAAGCAGCAGCACTCAGAAAGGCGAAAGGCATGGTTAAGGAAGAACCAAGCCCTGCTGAGAGTGTTTCTGTCTTACTGCAGCCTTCATGGAGCCAAGGGAGGGGGACTCACCTCTGTTCGTATGGaacttctttttcttctgcaggagagccagcag GAGACAAcagtaaagcagctgcagtctcctctgcctctgcctacTACACTGCCTCTGCTGTCAGCTTGCATTGCCACCACAAAGACAGTCATAGCCAATCCTGTTCTCCACCTCAGCAACCACATTCATGACATCCTCCACACCATGAACTCAATGAAGGACCCACCACATCCTGACATTATAGATGATAAG GTGATCGCTCTACACACACTAGCCGCATCCCTGTCTGCTTGCATTTATCAAGCACTGTGTGACAGCCATAGCTACAG CAGTCAGACAGAGGCCAACCAGTTTACAGGAATGGTATACCAGGGCCTGTTGCTCAGTGAAAGGAAAAGACTACGCACGGAAAGCATCGAAGAACATATAACTCCTAACTCTGCTCCTGCCCAGTGGCCAG GTGTGTCGTCCCTGATTTCTCTGTTGACATCTGCCAGGGAGGAGGACCAGCCGAGGCTCaacgtgctgctgtgtgaagcaGTCATAGCTGTTTACCTTGCGTTGCTCATCCATGGCCTGGGCACTCATGGCAGCAATGAACTCTTTCGCCTGGCTGCACATCCCCTCAACAACCGCATGTGGGCTGCTGTCTTTGGAGGAGGGGCCAAAGTCATTGTTAAGCCAAAGAGGCCAGAAGCCCCACCAG tggCTCCACCGCAGCCCCCAGCAGAGGATGTAGACCGTTACAGACGTAGATTCAATATGAGGATGCTCGTTCCTGGACGCCCAGTGAAGGAGACGCCTGCTGCCCCACCTCCAGTGCCCACAGAGAGACCCACATACCGGGAGAAGTTCATTCCTCCGGAGTTGAGCATGTGGGACTACTTTGTAGCCAAA CCTTTCCTGCCATTGTCAGACAGTAATGCTCTGTATGACTCTGATGAAAGTGGGGCagaggacgatgaagatgaCGATGATGCCTTCCTTTCTGACACACAGATGACGGAGCATTCTGACCCGAACTCCTACAG CTGGGCTCTGATTCGACTAGTCATGGTAAAACTGGCTCATCAAAATGTTAAGAACTTCCTTCCTCTTGCCGGCCTTGACTTCACAG ACCTGCCTGTCACTTCCCCTCTAAGCAATGCAGTGTTAAAGACTTTAGAGAACTGGGAGCAGGTTTTGCTGGAGCGAATGAATAGGTTTGACGGCCCTCCTCCTAACTATATAAACACCTACCCCACTGACCTCAGTGCTGGAGGTGGTCCCGCCATACTCCGACACAAGGCCATGCTGGAGCCAGACAACACACCCTTCAA GACAAAGAACCACCAGTCTTTTCCAGCCCGCCGTCTTTGGCATTTCCTGGTCAAACAGGAAATTCTTCAGGAGACCTTGATTCGCTACATCTTCACAAAGAAAAGGAAGCAGAGTGAG GTAGAGGCAGACCTAGGCTACCCAGGAGGCAAGGCCAAAATCATCCACAAGGAGTCTGATATCATCATGGCGTTTGCCATcaacaag GCCAACTCAAACGAGATAGTGTTGGCCTCCACACATGATGTCCAGGAGGTGGATGTTTCTACTCTAGTGGCTGTTCAACCCTACACCTGGATAGGGGATGACTTTGATAAGGAGTCCTGCAG ctcTGATGATATAGATCCTCGCTCCTCTCATACCAACATTGCCCAGGCGAGCTCTGCCCCCTTTGCACCAACTCAGATGCCAGTATCTGCATCAATGCCATGGCTCGGTAGTGGGCAGACCAGCATGGGTGCCAGTGTG